A stretch of the Marivirga tractuosa DSM 4126 genome encodes the following:
- a CDS encoding metal ABC transporter permease gives MSDFYIILTGSLVAIACGILGCFLILRKMAMVGDAISHAILPGIVMAFLWSGSRDSLTMLLGAGTLGVLTTIIIEFLHKKGKLQTDASIGVTFTWLFALGVILISAYTGQVDLDQECVLYGEIAYVPLDTIILSSGTDIGPKALYLIGSVLFFVILFVTIGFKQLKITSFDPEYAVALGISATLWNYLLMAFVSFTTVASFESVGAILVVAFLIAPAATAYLISKKLKTMILLTCLIGFLSAFLGYYLAVALNASIAGAMATVCGLIFALVFTYVRIISKKVTKVTNFESAKA, from the coding sequence ATGTCAGATTTTTACATTATTCTTACAGGTTCATTGGTAGCCATAGCTTGTGGCATTTTAGGCTGTTTTTTGATTTTGAGAAAAATGGCGATGGTAGGGGATGCCATTTCCCATGCTATTTTGCCAGGTATAGTAATGGCTTTTTTATGGTCTGGCAGCAGAGACTCACTCACCATGCTCTTAGGTGCTGGGACATTAGGAGTATTAACCACTATCATAATAGAATTTTTACACAAAAAGGGTAAACTTCAAACAGATGCCTCAATAGGTGTAACTTTCACCTGGCTATTTGCTTTAGGTGTGATTTTGATTTCCGCCTACACTGGCCAGGTAGATTTAGATCAAGAATGTGTGCTTTACGGGGAAATAGCTTATGTCCCATTGGATACTATAATCCTTTCATCGGGAACTGACATAGGTCCAAAAGCACTTTACTTGATCGGAAGCGTCCTATTTTTTGTTATTCTATTCGTAACAATAGGATTTAAGCAATTGAAAATCACTTCTTTTGATCCAGAATATGCGGTGGCTTTAGGTATTTCTGCCACACTTTGGAATTACCTTTTAATGGCTTTTGTATCCTTCACTACAGTAGCCTCTTTTGAATCAGTTGGGGCAATATTGGTGGTTGCATTCCTAATTGCACCTGCCGCCACAGCTTATTTGATAAGCAAAAAACTGAAAACCATGATTCTGTTAACTTGCTTGATTGGATTTTTAAGTGCTTTTTTAGGTTATTATTTAGCAGTAGCATTAAATGCATCCATTGCAGGCGCAATGGCAACCGTTTGTGGATTAATATTTGCTTTAGTTTTTACGTACGTAAGAATAATCAGTAAAAAAGTCACAAAGGTTACAAATTTTGAATCTGCAAAGGCTTAA
- a CDS encoding thioredoxin family protein produces the protein MKTILTSIGILITITFFSFISKPEKKEQKEINWLTITEAYKKNQKEPRKIFVDVYTNWCGWCKKMDKETFSDPEVVDMVNEKFYAVKLNAENTEPITMAGDTTTAQMIARSMGVTGYPTIVYIKEDFKTIQPVPGYQNAKKFKDTLEKILEWE, from the coding sequence ATGAAAACCATTTTAACAAGCATAGGGATTTTAATAACTATTACATTCTTCTCTTTTATTAGCAAACCTGAAAAAAAAGAACAAAAAGAAATTAATTGGTTAACTATTACTGAAGCCTACAAAAAGAACCAAAAAGAGCCCAGAAAGATATTTGTAGATGTTTACACAAATTGGTGTGGCTGGTGCAAAAAAATGGATAAAGAGACCTTTTCAGACCCAGAAGTAGTCGATATGGTGAATGAAAAATTCTATGCCGTAAAACTGAATGCTGAGAATACTGAGCCTATTACCATGGCAGGCGATACAACCACAGCACAAATGATTGCAAGGTCAATGGGCGTTACTGGCTACCCTACAATAGTTTATATCAAAGAAGATTTTAAAACCATTCAACCCGTTCCCGGCTATCAAAATGCGAAAAAATTTAAGGATACTCTAGAGAAGATTTTAGAGTGGGAATAA
- a CDS encoding 2,3,4,5-tetrahydropyridine-2,6-dicarboxylate N-succinyltransferase: MEFKEFIEKAWDNRELLKDKDTQIAVKTVVEELDHGKIRVAEPDGEGNWKVNEWIKKAVILYFPLQKMQSINVGPFEFHDKIKLKKGYEKLGVRVVPHAIARYGSFVNSGVVMMPSYVNIGAYVDSGTMVDTWATVGSCAQIGKNVHLSGGVGIGGVLEPVQAAPVIVEDNAFIGSRCIIVEGVRIGKEAVLGANVTLTASSKIIDVTGEKPVEHIGYVPERSVVIPGSFTKKFPAGEYNVPCALIIGKRKESTDKKTSLNAALRENNVAV, from the coding sequence ATGGAATTTAAAGAATTTATTGAAAAGGCTTGGGACAATAGAGAATTGTTAAAAGATAAAGATACTCAGATTGCAGTGAAGACTGTAGTGGAAGAATTAGATCATGGTAAAATCAGAGTTGCGGAGCCTGATGGTGAGGGAAATTGGAAAGTGAATGAGTGGATAAAAAAGGCGGTAATTTTATACTTCCCTCTTCAAAAAATGCAATCTATTAATGTTGGCCCTTTTGAATTCCATGATAAAATTAAGCTAAAAAAAGGTTACGAAAAATTAGGTGTTAGAGTCGTTCCACATGCAATAGCTCGCTACGGTTCTTTCGTAAATTCAGGTGTAGTTATGATGCCTTCATATGTAAATATTGGAGCCTATGTTGATAGCGGAACCATGGTTGATACTTGGGCAACGGTCGGTAGTTGCGCACAGATTGGAAAGAATGTTCACCTAAGTGGGGGCGTTGGAATAGGTGGAGTTTTGGAGCCGGTGCAAGCTGCTCCAGTGATTGTTGAAGACAATGCTTTTATAGGTTCCCGTTGTATCATAGTTGAGGGAGTACGAATAGGAAAGGAAGCTGTTTTGGGAGCTAATGTCACCTTAACTGCCAGCTCAAAAATTATAGATGTAACAGGAGAAAAGCCAGTTGAGCATATTGGTTATGTTCCAGAAAGGTCTGTAGTAATTCCAGGTTCATTTACCAAAAAATTCCCAGCAGGAGAATATAATGTTCCTTGCGCTTTAATAATCGGAAAACGTAAAGAAAGCACTGATAAAAAGACCTCTTTAAATGCTGCGCTAAGAGAGAATAATGTAGCGGTTTAG
- a CDS encoding metal-dependent transcriptional regulator, whose amino-acid sequence MKRLSFAEENYLKAVYHLSNAGELDVTTNSIAEEMDTKAASVSDMLRRLSEKEMVVYRKYQGVKISEKGKTAALQVIRKHRLWEVFLVEKLKFNWDQVHEIAEQLEHIKSPLLIQRLDDFLGHPKFDPHGDPIPDENGLFKEKPQVPLAEVEVSGDGIVVAVKDTNSMFLQHLDRIGIYLGAKTKVTEKVEFDGSMEILVDGKNKLFISKEVAENVLVTH is encoded by the coding sequence ATGAAGAGACTTAGTTTTGCGGAGGAGAATTATTTGAAAGCGGTTTATCATCTCTCCAATGCTGGGGAACTGGATGTGACCACTAACTCTATTGCCGAAGAAATGGACACCAAAGCTGCCTCTGTTTCGGATATGTTGAGAAGACTTTCGGAAAAAGAAATGGTGGTTTATAGAAAATATCAGGGAGTTAAAATTTCAGAAAAAGGAAAAACAGCTGCCTTACAAGTCATCCGAAAACATAGACTTTGGGAAGTCTTTTTAGTAGAAAAGTTAAAGTTCAATTGGGATCAAGTTCATGAAATCGCTGAGCAATTAGAACATATTAAGTCCCCCCTACTAATTCAAAGATTAGATGATTTTTTAGGGCATCCAAAGTTCGATCCTCATGGAGATCCTATTCCAGACGAAAATGGATTATTCAAAGAAAAGCCTCAAGTACCTTTAGCGGAAGTCGAAGTTTCTGGAGACGGAATTGTAGTAGCGGTAAAGGATACAAATTCTATGTTTTTACAACACTTAGATCGGATAGGAATTTACCTCGGAGCTAAAACTAAAGTCACCGAAAAAGTTGAGTTTGATGGTTCGATGGAAATTCTAGTAGACGGTAAAAATAAATTATTCATTAGTAAAGAAGTTGCAGAAAATGTACTGGTCACACACTAA
- a CDS encoding glycosyltransferase: MDDKIKILIASVLKPADDVRSYSKIGQSLAQTNKYEVNIIGFDSKKKDETKNIFLYPIFKFKRNSIKRLFAPLYVIKKYLQLKPELIIVNTPELLWVIYLIKILFGTKIIYDIPENYQFNVKQNHIYRGVIKSITLLYLHVTEYLTKYFTEGFFVAEEIYVTQLKFIHKRPFIMLLNKSVIPHEEKFNSINFTSKQSLKFIYSGTIGEEYGTIEAIDFCKKLHSSNPNITLTIIGYSSDNQYLESIQNKINQIEFIQLITEDKPIPQAQIINEIKNSDIALLPYQLNPNISGRFPTKIYDYLALGIPMIIPPHTHWKAYLDQYHAGLCLNYINPDIEKFIRELPTVTFYKTYPKEEIRWKSQEQTMLTFVENIVSK, from the coding sequence GTGGATGATAAAATTAAAATCTTAATCGCTTCGGTTCTTAAACCTGCTGATGATGTTCGTTCTTATTCTAAGATTGGACAATCATTAGCGCAAACAAATAAATATGAGGTAAATATCATAGGCTTTGATTCAAAAAAGAAAGATGAGACCAAAAATATTTTCCTATATCCCATCTTTAAATTCAAAAGAAATTCAATTAAGCGGCTCTTCGCACCTCTATATGTCATAAAAAAATACCTTCAACTAAAACCTGAACTTATAATCGTCAATACACCTGAATTACTGTGGGTTATATACTTGATCAAAATTTTATTTGGTACTAAAATCATCTATGATATACCTGAAAATTATCAATTTAATGTAAAACAAAATCACATTTACAGAGGAGTTATTAAATCAATAACTCTACTCTATTTACATGTAACTGAATACTTAACTAAATACTTTACGGAAGGATTTTTTGTTGCTGAAGAGATATATGTCACACAGCTCAAATTCATTCATAAAAGACCATTTATCATGCTTTTGAATAAATCGGTCATTCCTCATGAGGAAAAATTCAACTCAATAAATTTTACATCGAAACAATCTTTAAAATTCATTTACAGCGGAACTATAGGTGAAGAATATGGTACAATAGAAGCAATAGATTTTTGTAAAAAACTACACAGTTCGAATCCCAACATCACTTTAACTATTATTGGATACTCTTCTGATAATCAATATCTTGAATCAATACAAAATAAAATTAATCAAATAGAATTTATTCAATTAATAACAGAAGACAAACCAATTCCACAAGCACAAATAATAAATGAAATCAAAAATTCAGATATAGCATTACTGCCCTATCAGTTAAATCCCAACATATCAGGACGATTTCCCACAAAAATATACGATTATCTAGCTTTAGGTATACCTATGATAATCCCGCCTCACACTCACTGGAAGGCCTATTTGGATCAATATCATGCTGGATTATGCTTAAACTACATTAATCCTGACATCGAAAAGTTCATTAGGGAATTACCAACCGTAACATTCTATAAAACATATCCCAAAGAGGAAATCCGATGGAAAAGCCAAGAACAAACCATGTTAACATTTGTAGAAAATATAGTATCTAAATAA
- a CDS encoding GIY-YIG nuclease family protein, which produces MFKVYVLYNPNHHKIYIGYTSDLPNRMESHNIYSKKGYTVKYRPWEILFTEVYDSKKEAIIREKQLNSAKGREYIWEGVYEKYKL; this is translated from the coding sequence ATGTTTAAGGTTTACGTACTTTATAACCCAAACCATCATAAGATTTATATCGGATATACTTCTGACCTGCCTAATCGAATGGAAAGCCATAATATTTATTCCAAAAAAGGATATACTGTAAAATACAGACCTTGGGAAATCCTATTCACTGAAGTTTATGATTCCAAAAAAGAGGCTATCATTAGAGAAAAACAACTCAATTCTGCAAAGGGTAGAGAATATATTTGGGAAGGGGTCTATGAAAAATACAAACTGTAA
- the azu gene encoding azurin, whose translation MRLLKLTLSILSISLFIACGGSESKEDSGSDEKTMTSKEIMQQKAKEKENLPKEEAVKEKKSESDVVEVTIEGNDQMQFNLDEIKVKAGSTVKLTLKHVGEMSIAQMGHNWVLLKQGTDIMEFGQKAATAKERGYIPESEEDKVIVSTSLLGGGEEDTIEFEAPAKGTYDFICSFPGHVALMKGKFIVE comes from the coding sequence ATGAGATTACTAAAATTAACACTCAGCATTTTAAGTATTAGTTTATTTATTGCGTGCGGAGGAAGTGAATCTAAAGAAGATTCTGGTTCAGATGAAAAAACTATGACTTCCAAAGAAATCATGCAGCAAAAAGCTAAAGAAAAAGAAAATTTGCCTAAAGAAGAGGCCGTAAAAGAAAAGAAAAGTGAGTCAGATGTGGTAGAAGTTACCATCGAAGGAAATGACCAAATGCAATTCAATTTAGATGAGATAAAAGTAAAAGCAGGAAGTACTGTGAAACTTACTTTGAAGCACGTTGGTGAAATGTCTATTGCACAAATGGGACATAATTGGGTCTTGCTAAAACAAGGGACAGATATAATGGAATTCGGTCAAAAAGCAGCTACTGCTAAAGAAAGAGGTTATATTCCTGAATCTGAAGAAGATAAAGTGATCGTCTCAACCAGTTTATTAGGTGGAGGTGAAGAAGATACAATTGAATTTGAAGCACCAGCCAAAGGCACTTACGATTTCATTTGCTCCTTCCCTGGTCACGTAGCTTTAATGAAAGGAAAATTTATAGTTGAATAA
- a CDS encoding DUF3108 domain-containing protein: MKKNLILVILFCLSVFSVSAQKNYEDLYSEIPQEDFPEIEYVPFEAGEEIEYKIYYSFITVGRGQLKVHKNPYKINNRAAYKVDVRAKTTGMVDWVAKIDDHWGGYIDTASLVPHQAYRFIKEGNYRKNEIVSYDHNSQMLEVKTRGKNEDEYGNHMYYEFPPQIRDLISGFAYFRAIDFDTLMPNDTIKIPAFFEDTFYNLEIVYLGDETLDLAIGKVRAHKVSPVMPKTKIFDGENSVMGWFSADKNKIPLKINADLYVGSGGLEITSFRNIKYPINFDMSN; the protein is encoded by the coding sequence ATGAAGAAAAATTTGATCTTAGTTATCCTTTTTTGTTTATCAGTTTTTTCTGTTTCAGCGCAGAAAAATTATGAGGACTTGTATTCTGAGATTCCACAGGAAGATTTTCCGGAAATTGAATATGTGCCCTTTGAAGCTGGTGAGGAAATAGAATATAAAATTTATTATAGTTTTATTACTGTAGGTAGAGGACAACTAAAAGTTCACAAAAACCCATATAAAATTAACAATAGAGCGGCCTATAAAGTAGATGTAAGAGCAAAAACTACTGGAATGGTTGATTGGGTGGCTAAAATAGATGATCATTGGGGTGGCTACATTGATACTGCATCGTTAGTGCCACATCAAGCTTACAGATTTATAAAAGAAGGGAATTATCGGAAAAATGAAATTGTTTCTTACGATCATAATTCTCAAATGCTAGAAGTTAAAACTAGAGGTAAAAATGAGGATGAGTATGGTAATCATATGTATTATGAATTCCCCCCTCAAATAAGGGATCTTATTAGTGGCTTTGCTTATTTCCGAGCAATTGATTTTGATACTTTAATGCCTAATGATACCATTAAAATCCCAGCATTTTTTGAAGATACTTTTTATAATTTGGAAATAGTGTATTTGGGTGATGAAACTTTGGATTTAGCGATAGGGAAGGTAAGGGCACATAAAGTATCTCCAGTAATGCCTAAGACGAAAATATTTGATGGTGAAAATTCAGTTATGGGATGGTTTTCTGCAGATAAGAATAAAATACCTTTAAAGATTAATGCTGATCTTTATGTGGGTTCTGGAGGTTTGGAAATAACATCTTTCCGAAATATTAAGTATCCAATCAACTTTGATATGAGTAATTAG
- a CDS encoding metal ABC transporter permease has product MWENALSFFDFDDTNVIYVSLGTVILGAGAAVVGAFTFFRKKALIGDAIAHAILPGVCLAFILSGTKNYFLLILGAFFTGWLSIIAVDYIVKKSKIKEDTAIGLILSVFFGVGIMLLTYIQQTGNAAQTGLDSFLFGKAASMLAQDVIIFSAISIMLMIMIFLFYKELKLITYDKDFAQSVGLPVKWIEFLLSSLTVLAVVTGIQAVGVVLMAALLITPTAAAKYWSGSLSIILVLAAFIGGFSGVSGAFISYIAPNMPTGPWVVMVLSLFAIFSILFAPRKGYFSRLWQQLKNRRQIQDENILKAFHQIAESENSFGAAKTIEKLREKRYYSLPLMKRILQRLKRQGYLKKTVEGYFLSDYGQRKAARLVKLHRLWELYLTEYLRIAPDHVHEDADTIEHIITPELEKKLEEKLGYPEVGPHNSKIPYN; this is encoded by the coding sequence ATGTGGGAAAACGCACTAAGTTTTTTTGATTTTGATGATACAAATGTAATCTATGTGTCACTAGGCACTGTTATTTTGGGAGCAGGTGCTGCAGTGGTAGGCGCCTTTACATTCTTCAGAAAAAAAGCTTTAATTGGAGATGCAATAGCCCATGCAATTTTACCTGGGGTTTGCCTTGCCTTCATATTAAGTGGGACTAAAAATTACTTTTTACTCATACTAGGAGCATTTTTCACTGGCTGGCTTTCCATTATAGCGGTTGATTACATTGTTAAAAAATCAAAAATCAAAGAAGATACTGCGATAGGGCTTATTCTATCGGTGTTTTTTGGTGTAGGTATAATGCTCCTGACCTACATCCAACAAACAGGCAATGCTGCTCAAACTGGTTTAGATTCATTTCTATTTGGTAAAGCGGCAAGTATGCTAGCTCAAGATGTTATCATTTTTTCAGCAATAAGTATCATGCTGATGATTATGATTTTCCTTTTCTATAAAGAATTAAAACTCATTACTTATGATAAAGATTTTGCCCAATCCGTTGGCTTACCTGTCAAATGGATTGAGTTTCTATTAAGCTCCTTGACTGTTTTGGCTGTAGTAACTGGTATTCAAGCAGTAGGAGTTGTTTTGATGGCTGCGCTACTAATAACTCCTACTGCAGCTGCAAAGTATTGGTCTGGCAGTTTATCAATTATTTTAGTTTTAGCAGCTTTCATAGGCGGCTTCTCAGGTGTTTCAGGAGCCTTCATCAGTTATATTGCACCCAATATGCCCACAGGGCCTTGGGTGGTGATGGTGCTTTCTTTATTTGCTATTTTTTCAATTCTTTTCGCACCTAGGAAAGGCTATTTTTCGAGATTATGGCAACAATTAAAAAATAGAAGACAAATCCAAGATGAAAATATATTAAAAGCATTCCATCAAATTGCTGAATCCGAAAATAGTTTCGGAGCGGCTAAGACAATAGAGAAATTGAGAGAAAAGCGGTATTATTCCTTACCGTTAATGAAAAGAATTCTTCAAAGACTAAAAAGGCAAGGTTATTTAAAAAAGACTGTCGAAGGATACTTTCTTTCTGACTATGGACAAAGAAAAGCAGCTCGTTTAGTCAAATTACACAGGTTGTGGGAGTTATACCTAACTGAATATTTAAGAATTGCTCCTGATCACGTTCATGAAGATGCCGATACAATAGAGCACATAATAACTCCAGAGTTAGAGAAAAAATTAGAAGAAAAATTGGGATATCCTGAAGTGGGCCCCCATAACTCAAAAATACCTTACAATTAA
- a CDS encoding metal ABC transporter solute-binding protein, Zn/Mn family — protein sequence MYWSHTKKLLFTSLVFLAFSCAPLDKNEGQTYIVCTTGMIKDAVENIVGDKAKIVALMGPGVDPHLYKATQGDLKKLQQADIIVYNGLFLEGKMGDVLQKLDRKKTVIAMAELLPKKAFINNTEFQGAFDPHIWFDVDLWKDAVQLLNHELVKTDSANKTFYTKNTDQYSLQLDSLDKAVKSQINVIPKSKRVLVTAHDAFAYFGRAYGVDVRGLQGISTLSEFGLRDVSNLVDYIVENEIPAIYTETSVSEKAIKAVLEGSKSKGHDVVIGGSLYSDAMGEYGTFEGTYIGMVHSNVEKIVSGLTLDLKEEKK from the coding sequence ATGTACTGGTCACACACTAAAAAATTACTCTTCACTTCGCTTGTTTTTTTAGCATTTTCATGTGCTCCTCTAGATAAAAATGAAGGTCAAACTTACATAGTTTGCACCACTGGTATGATCAAGGATGCAGTGGAAAATATTGTAGGAGATAAAGCTAAAATTGTAGCCTTGATGGGGCCGGGTGTAGATCCCCATTTATACAAAGCAACTCAGGGCGATTTGAAGAAATTACAACAAGCAGATATCATTGTATACAACGGTCTTTTTTTAGAAGGTAAAATGGGGGATGTACTACAAAAATTAGATCGTAAAAAAACGGTGATTGCCATGGCGGAATTACTCCCCAAAAAAGCCTTCATAAATAACACGGAATTTCAAGGAGCTTTCGATCCGCATATCTGGTTTGATGTAGATTTATGGAAAGATGCAGTTCAATTATTAAATCACGAATTAGTGAAAACAGATAGCGCCAACAAAACCTTTTATACTAAAAATACTGATCAATATTCACTTCAACTGGATAGTCTCGATAAAGCAGTGAAATCTCAAATTAATGTAATACCTAAATCAAAAAGAGTTTTGGTCACCGCACACGATGCATTTGCTTACTTCGGAAGAGCTTATGGGGTGGATGTTAGAGGTCTTCAAGGTATTTCAACGCTTTCAGAGTTTGGCTTAAGAGATGTTAGCAATTTGGTGGATTATATTGTGGAAAATGAAATACCGGCCATATACACGGAGACCTCTGTATCTGAAAAAGCAATCAAGGCAGTGCTAGAAGGATCTAAAAGTAAGGGGCACGATGTAGTAATTGGAGGCAGTTTATATTCTGACGCCATGGGTGAATACGGCACATTTGAAGGCACTTACATTGGAATGGTACACTCCAATGTAGAAAAAATAGTAAGTGGATTAACACTGGATTTAAAAGAAGAGAAAAAATGA
- a CDS encoding metal ABC transporter ATP-binding protein — protein MIRQVDNPILEIHDLSVAYERKPVLWDVDLSLPEGQLIGIIGPNGAGKSTLLKAIMGLLPLNSGYIQINGKPLEDMRHKISYVPQRESVDWDFPTSVYEVVMMGRYGQLGLFNRPKKADKEIVMDSLRKVGMDNYKDRQISQLSGGQQQRVFLARALAQQADIYFMDEPFAGVDAATEKAIIKLLGEMSAQNKTVIVVHHDLQSVAKYFDWIILLNMRLVASGPINEAFTPELLQETYGGKLTLLTEISDLIQKHRFPNRE, from the coding sequence ATGATCAGACAAGTTGATAATCCCATTTTAGAAATCCATGATTTATCTGTTGCATATGAACGCAAGCCTGTCCTTTGGGACGTTGATTTAAGTTTGCCTGAAGGTCAATTAATTGGCATAATAGGACCGAATGGCGCTGGAAAATCCACTTTATTAAAAGCAATAATGGGGCTATTACCTCTCAATAGCGGCTATATACAAATAAACGGAAAGCCTTTGGAAGATATGCGCCACAAGATCAGTTATGTCCCGCAAAGAGAGAGTGTCGATTGGGACTTCCCGACCTCTGTTTATGAAGTTGTCATGATGGGCAGATATGGACAACTTGGTTTATTCAATAGACCAAAAAAAGCAGATAAAGAGATCGTGATGGATAGCTTGAGGAAAGTGGGGATGGATAATTACAAAGATCGACAGATCTCTCAGCTTTCTGGAGGTCAGCAACAGAGAGTATTCTTAGCACGTGCATTAGCGCAACAAGCAGATATCTACTTTATGGATGAACCCTTCGCTGGCGTTGATGCTGCAACTGAAAAAGCTATCATCAAATTACTTGGAGAGATGTCTGCACAAAATAAAACCGTGATTGTTGTACATCATGATTTGCAATCCGTTGCCAAATATTTTGATTGGATTATTCTACTGAATATGAGATTAGTAGCATCTGGACCTATTAACGAAGCATTTACACCTGAACTACTGCAGGAAACCTATGGTGGTAAATTGACTTTATTAACAGAAATAAGCGATCTAATTCAAAAACATAGATTTCCAAACCGAGAATAA
- a CDS encoding tetratricopeptide repeat protein, whose translation MKYLSILLFFSICLISCEDKDELEKANQYYNSGDYNKAVQFYNKHLEMKPSHEIAIYNRGRAYEELGQYEKAVDDFLKVIDINPRNMGAYLSYGKHFYREKDYENAAFQFEKAYKLNTNSSQAATLLARAFHKSGKVNEAMEYYDIAINNDGENAEAFLYRGALKLHLNQPGGCNDIQMAKNIGYEGAADLYGQYCK comes from the coding sequence ATGAAGTATTTATCTATTCTATTATTTTTTTCAATTTGTTTGATATCGTGTGAGGACAAGGATGAATTGGAAAAAGCAAATCAATACTATAATTCAGGTGATTATAATAAGGCTGTTCAATTTTATAATAAACATTTGGAAATGAAGCCGTCACATGAAATTGCAATTTATAACCGAGGGCGGGCTTATGAAGAACTTGGTCAATATGAAAAAGCAGTAGATGATTTTCTGAAAGTAATTGATATCAACCCTCGAAATATGGGTGCTTATCTAAGTTATGGTAAGCATTTTTATAGAGAGAAGGATTATGAAAATGCAGCATTTCAATTTGAAAAGGCTTATAAACTCAATACAAACTCTTCTCAAGCAGCGACCCTATTAGCTAGAGCTTTTCATAAATCAGGAAAAGTCAATGAGGCGATGGAATATTACGATATTGCTATCAATAATGACGGAGAGAATGCTGAAGCCTTTTTATATAGAGGTGCATTAAAATTACATTTAAATCAACCGGGCGGATGTAATGATATTCAAATGGCTAAAAATATTGGCTACGAGGGGGCCGCTGATTTATATGGTCAATATTGTAAATAG